From the Hippocampus zosterae strain Florida chromosome 13, ASM2543408v3, whole genome shotgun sequence genome, the window ATGTTTTAAAACTTTTTGATCAATTTGCACTGTAAAATGACATACGTCCTGTACAAAACACTGCTGAAATCAAAGAACAGTGTGAAACTGTGAAGCTCATCACAACACCAAAACATTATCTGAACAAGAAGGCCCGGTATTTTTATCTGAACATGACCTTGTGCGCCATATTGAGTTCACGCATATGAACTAAATAGATGCAGAAGGCTAAGGCTGTGCCGAATCGGTGTGGTCTGCTTGCTGATGACTTACttagcaaatttaaaaagtttttGCAACATTCGGATCAGATGTTCAGTTTTCTCAGGGTGCCCGTCGTCCACCTGTCCGTCTGATGCCCGATGATTACCCCCTTTGTGGGCCCAGTGATGTGACCCCACCATAACCCCCTACCAAGTGTGAACAAGACTCGAggtaactttattttttattttttttgtgatgttggTGAAGCTATGTTTCATAGACAGTGTGATTTGTCACGCCTGTTTTTCCCTGGtaatattgtgattttttttttttagaccacgCCCCAGCGCACACCTTGAGGCTGTCTTAAGACGCCCTTCAATCGACGTGCCCAATATCACCCGTGTGCATGTAGGCAACCTTTGGCAATTGTCGTCAGAAGACAAACTATTAGTTAGCACACATAGCATCCATTCCACTAAATTGCCTCCTGCACTGGAGTTCACACCTCCCCCTCATGTCCCACCTCTGAAAAGGTTGCCTCTCTTGGTTGGAGGAGCACTTTCACAACCTCTTCCAATAGTCTTTCTTAATTTAGCTGTGGGGGCAGGAGGCTCTCCCCCTAACACCGCTGCCCTCCCTTCCTCTGTGCTGAcagggggggatgggggggagggTCCAACGAGGGTCCCTGTCTACAGTTTCATTATTACCTGCGCAGTCCTTGCAGCACTCACCACACTTGTGCGTATGTGGGAGGACGCAGCAGCTGAAGAGAGAGGACCAGAAgtttgtatgtttattttttcttgttcaaattgggagctgatttttttttcttttttggtctcTACTTTGTGAAATTTAAGACAGCGAAGCAACGGACATGGCAGCTCGTCTGCAAAGTTCACACTGGACGTGCCTCTTGTTCGTGCTCAGCTTGTGTCTCGTCTCAGCAGAGCCTTTTAACCAAGCGCACCTGTACCAGTACAAAGCCGGACCTCATGAAGACAACATCATCATCGCCAACAACGGGATCAGAGTTCCGCTGGGGAAATCCGTGTTTTTGGATCCCCTGAATGACTTGGTGACTGCTGTTCAGCCCGGGGATCGTTGCCACATCACGGTTTTGGACAACGACCCGCTGGCTCAGAGACCGGGGACGCTAACCCCCAAGAAGTTCCCTTGCTCCTTTGCGTCGGATGAAGTGAAATACACCCATTTGGGGTCGCGGAGCCCCAGCACGGACCGGGTGAAGCTACAGCTGCGCTATGACTCGCAGACAGACACGGTGGTGATCCCATTCATGCTGGAGGTGGAAGTTGTTTTCCAGCAGCTCGAGGTCCTCACCAGGAATATGCCCATCAACGTGGACAAGCTCAATGGCGAGAGCGGCCCCATCGACAAGAAGGCACTGGAGTTTTCCTACGAGGATGGGGTCACACAGTGCAAGATTGCCACACTGGTTGGCGCCGGAGGTCTCCCCAGGTACGGCACTCTCATTAATCATCCCATCAATGGGCAAATGGTCGACTGTGACCAATTTGTGAAGATGGGAATTCGTTATAAGCACACAGCCACGACCGATTCCCCAAATAGAGACTACATTCCCATGGTGGTAGAGCTGCAGGACAACGACGGTAACACGATCATGCAAGAGCATTTCCAAATGATGGTTCGGATCAGGGAGGGCACAGAAAACACAGGGCCAAAGCCCAGCTTTGTgtcaatgatgatgatggaggtGGATCAGTTTGTGATGACCGCCATCACTGGCGACATGCTGGCCGCTGAAGATGTGGAGTCGGACCCAGACGATTTGATCTTTAATGTCACGTCGCCACTGGCCCCCGAGCAGGGCTATCTCATCAGCACGGATGACCAGAACATGCCCATCACCTCCTTCTACCAGCGAGACATAAAAGATCTCAAAATAGCCTACAAGCCGCCTTCGGACGACTCCGAAGTGGAGAGAATCTTCCAGCTTGAGTTTGAAATTGTTGACACGGACGGTGCCGTGTCTGAGACctttgcgtttatgattgtggtGAAGCCCATGAACACCATGGCCCCCGTGGCCACCAAAAACACAGGCCAGCTATTGTTTGAGGGTCAATCGAGAGCACTTTCCAGCTCACAGAATTTAGAGATCAGTGACGAAGATAACCTGGAAGATGTGAGAATCACCGTAATTGACGGCCTGAAGCACGGGCACCTGAGTGTGCTCGGGGGTCGCAGGAAATTCTTCACACCGGCCGATTTGGACGCCGGAGTTGTGGTGTATCAGCATGACGGAAGTGACACCTACAGCGACAACATCATTTTCCGCATGACGGACGGCCAGAATGACGTTGAATTTTTGTTCCCCATCACGATTGTCCCAACGGATGATGAGCCGCCCATCATCAATGCAAACACCGGGCTGGCGCTGTTCAAGAACGAAGTCATGCAGATTTCACCGTTCATCCTGAGCGCCACGGATATCGACTCGGAAGACTCCGCCGTGAAGTTCATCCTGCAGGAGCCATATTCTGTTGAGGGGGAGTTCCTGCTTCGGCAAGTGGAGCCCCCCTCCGACCCCTCCCTGTGGAAGTTCAGCGCGACGGATGAGACGTTTGAGCAGGTGGTGACTGAATGGTTCCAGCAGGACATCATGGATGGGAAGCTCTTCTACCGCCACGTTGGAAGTCACAGCACCACCACCGTCATCGACCAGTATGTGTTCCGGGTCCAGGACGATAATGACCCGCCCAATCAATCCGGggagcagttgttcactgtCAAAATCCACCCCGTCGATGATCTTGCCCCAGAGCTCTGCCATGGCACCACCCTTCACATGACGGTCAAGGAGTATGAACTGACGTACTTCAAGAAATCCTTTTTATGCTACACCGATCTAGACTCTGACGACCGAGACCTAAAGTTCACCATCACCAAGCCTCCGACTGACACAGATGAGAACAACCCGGTGGCCCTTGGTGAGATTGTACTGACAGACCACCCAGACATTGTCATCAACGAGTTCACGCAGGCCCAGGTCAACCACCACAAGGTGGCGTACAAGCCCCCTGACCAGGAGCTCGGCATCACTCCCAAAGTGGCTCAGTTTACGTTCATTGTGGAGGACACTTCTGGAAACACAGCAGAGGGGCTGTTCACCATTTTTCTGCAGCCGGTCGACAACAAACCCCCGCTAATTACAAACACGGGGTTCAGCATCATGGAAAGAGGCTCGTACGTCATCACCAGTAACGATCTGCACGCCACAGACACTGACACAAACgatgaaaatatcattttcacagTGAGCCAAGTTCCCCAACATGGGCGGCTACAGTATTTAGGCATCGACATGTCCAACGGCGAAACGTTTGTGCTCCAGGACATTGCGATCGGCCGCTTAGCTTACATCCACAACGGCGAGGAATCTCTGAATGACGTCATCAAGCTAGACGTAAGTGACGGTTTTCACGAGGTGCCCATTAACATCAAGATCACCGTGGACCCAGTCGACGACGAAACTCCGACCATCATGCTTCCCGCCGGCGTGGTGGCCGCGTCCATTGACGTGCTGGAGAATGGCGCCACGGAAATCACAAGCAACGTGATACAGGGCCGTGACGAGGACACGGATGACCTCATGTTGATGTTCATTGTAGAGGAGCCCCCCAGGCTCGGCGAAATCCTGGTCAACGGCGCCCCCGCTGAAAGGTTCACGCAAGCCGACATTATCAACGGAGCGGTGGTGTACGTGCACACCTCCGGGGAAATTGGACCGGTGAAACGACACGACTCGTTCAACCTCACACTGTCTGACTTGTCTGACCAGTGGGTGGTCGGCGGCAACAAGGTCCAAGGCGTAACGGTGGGTGTGACCGTACTGCCTGTCGACAGCATTCCGCCGATTGTTCGCGTCGGGGGTCAGTTTGTCGTGCTGGAAGGGGAGAAGAATGTCATCACTCTGGACCAGATCCAAGCGGAGGACATCGACACAAACAGCGGCGACATCCTGTGCACCATCATCGTCCAGCCCTCATCCGGCTACGTGGAGAATATCTCCCCAGCTCCCGGCTCGGAGAAATCCCGGGCGGGGACGGCGATCACTGCCTTTAGCATTCAAGATATTGCCGGCGGGCATATCTACTATGTTCAAAGCATCCATaaaggaatcgaacccgtggAGGATCGCTTCACCTTCCGCTGCTCGGATGGCATCAACTTCTCTGAACGACACTTCTTCCCGGTCATCATCATTCCAGCCAATGACGAGAAGCCTGAAATCTTCATTCGTGAGTTCATAGTGATGGAGGGCATGAGCTTGGTCATTGACACGCCCATCCTTAACGCGGCCGACGCCGACATCCCCGCTGACGACTTGTACTTTGAGATTGTCAAAAACCCCAAACACGGCACCATAGTCCAGCAGCTGAGCACTGGCACCATCCCGGTGGACAGATTTGACTTGGAACAGATAAAGGAGGCCTCCAATATCGTCTACGAGCATGACGACTCTGAGACCAAAGAGGACAGTTTCGTGATACGCCTATCAGACGGGAAACACACAGTGGAGAAAAAAGTCATCATCATGGTCATTCCGGTCGATGATGAGACACCCAGGATGGCAATTAATGACGGACTTGAGGTCGAGATCGGTGAGACAAAAGTCATCAACAACCGGATTCTGAAGGCCACTGATCTGGACTCCAACGACAGCACGCTGGTGTACATTGTGCGCTACGGTCCGGGCCAAGGCTACCTTCAGCGCATCAGCAAGTTTGGCGACGTTCTCAGTAACATCAGTTTTGGCATGAACTTCACGCAGGATGAGATTGACAAGCAGCTCATCCAGTACGTGCACACTGGCCAGGAAGGCATCAGAGACCTGCTCAAGTTTGATGTCACGGATGGCGCCAACGCCCTGATTGATCGCTACTTCTACATCAACATCGGAGGCATTGACATGGTCTTCCCAGAAGTCATCAACAAAGGCGTGACCCTCAAGGAAGGCGGTAAAGTCACGCTAACCACGGACCTCCTCAGCACCAGCGATATCAACAGCCCCGATGAGTTTCTCAGCTTTAGCATTACGCGGGCACCGAGCAGAGGTCACCTGGAGTGCACCGACTATCCGGGCGTGCCCATTTCTACCTTCACCCAACTTCAGCTCGCCGGCAACAAGATCTACTACATCCACACATCCGACGACGAGGTGAAGATGGACAGCTTTGAGTTTGAGGTGACGGATGGTTACAACCCGGTCTTCCGCACCTTCCGGGTATCCATCACCGACGTGGACAACAAGAAGCCCGTCTTGACCATTAGTAAGCTTGTTGTGGAGGAAGGTGAAGCCAAGCTAATTACGCCATTCGAGCTGACAGTGGAAGATCGGGACACGCCGGATCGCCTGCTGCGCTTCGTCGTGACACAGGTGCCGGTGCATGGGCAGCTGCTTTTCAACAACTCCCGGCCCATCACCACATTCACCAAGCAGGACCTGAACGAGAACATGATCAGCTACAAACATGACGGCACCGAGTCCGGAGAGGACAGTTTCTCCTTCACGGTCACCGACGGCACCCACACCGACTTCTATGTATTCCCGGACACCGTTTACGAGACGCGCAAGCCGCAGATGATGAGCATTCACATCAACACGGTGGACAACGGCGTGCCGCAGATCGTGGTCAACAAGGCGGCAGGCTCGCTCAGGCTGCTCCCCTCGGGCCACGTGGGGTTCCTGATCACCAGCAAGGCGCTGCGATCAGAGGACCGTGACAGTCAGCAGGATGTCCTGAAGTACATCGTGTCCGAGGCACCGCGACACGGTTTCATCATTAACTCCGCCAACGGGAACGACAGCATCAGCACCTTCACGCAAGGTATGAGCACAACCCACCATCCTTCCACTTGATAGACTTATTATTTGCAGCTAACAATAGTCAACATACACttctcacaaaatattttgatttggGGTGAAATAGGATGTGCCGTATTTCCAGAGATGTCTGTCCCTTTATGAGACTTTTCCGGTCTCTCTGAATCCCTTTATCGTTGTTGCAACCCGCTGGTGACACCGTGACGCATTCAAGTTCAGCGGCCACTTCCCTCCGTGAGCTTCCTGTTTGAAGCTTTGCCATGGCAAAATATCAATTGATCAATTGTGAGGTGTCTCTCGGTCTCAAGATATCAAAACGTGAAGAGCACGATGAAGAGGACTGCTTCAATACAGAGTGTAATTGAAGCAGGAAAAATATTTATGGatcaaaacaaatgttgcaaaatgctGTAAATTTAGGCGGGGTCAAAATAAGTTCATCTACAAAGGTGAACCTTGGAACCAATAAAGATTTAAAGATGTTGATGAAAACACACTTTTAGTTAGTTGACGATTTAGTCAGGTTTAAAATTtacaacccccaccccaaaagaacATTATGATTAAAGTTTTAATTGCCTTTAATCTTTACAAAAACGTTAGCATCATTGAAATCCTCTTGAGTGTTTACGAAAAACGTAGGTGCATCTTCAATGTTTACCAAAACACTTGGGATAGCTTCGATGACGAACAAATGGTTTTAGCTatgtgcaaaaaacaaacaaaaaaaaaaaaacagacggtACGTTAGACTCAGCGAACCAACTCCAAATTAGATGCATCTGTTCAAATGATCTCTGAGCTCTCACATCGTCTTAATATGAATTCCCGGTCGGGGCGAACTGCAATTTAAAACCTATGACAATGGCCCAcatattctttcttcttctctgacattttgtatttctcCTGACACACTCACATTGTGCCCACAACAGCTGACATCAATGACATGAAGATCAGCTACGTCTTGTTGGATGGAAGCAACGCCACCAGCGACATCTTCTACTTCACCGTTGAGGACAACGGTAAGAAGCATTTCAATCATTACCTCGAAGtggctgtttatttatttatttttttaaacctaaaaaaaaaaagtccgtctCACCCAAGTATTTGCACCATAAAGACTGAGGGCAATTGGCCGTGACTGACACCCGATATAGAGCTGCCGTCTTACATTCAGGCGGCTTTAAAGGACGTCGGGTTGGGGGTTGGGTCAAGGGGCCACTTGAGCCAAAAAGGTGACAGCGACTCAGAAAAAGCGACGGCCAGTTGAAAGGCCCGATGGCTTAGGTAGAGTCCCCACCTGACTTTTTAAGCCACGCATCCGCTTTGGCAAAGTTGGTGCACCCACTCTCTAGAACAcgcattcaaattcattttgttGATGAAAATTAAATCACAGGTGGTTGCAAAAATTATCTCCACACAAATGATTTTACATTGTACCTGattattttggattttaaaaaaaatatcatttttgaaaTCGCTTTTTGAATCATTCTAATAAGCAAGGTAAATGTTTGTATTACATTTAGACAAATcagtaaaagaagaaaagaaccaCCACTACCATAAATCTATCTCCCTTTAGAATACCATTACAATTTGCGTGAGTGACGTTACGAGTCACAGTACCTTCTCTATCTGTTGTAATTTGAGAGTTTGAAATGGCATTATCTATACATAAATGAtatggattttatatatatacagtatatatatatatatatatatatatatatatagagagagagagagagagagagagagagagagagagagagagagagagagagagagagagagagagagagagagagagagagcgcacaGGCTGGGCATTGAAAAGTGACAGGTGGCCCTCGCTAATTTAGTCGCAACTTGCATAATATGCTAAATAGTTCAGAGCAGTGCTGTAGGGAAAGTTGAATTTGTCAGTGTTTAGCATTCTATTGTTTCATGCATACTTCAATAAGGGGTCTGCGGCGCTAACGCTAATTGCTATAGGGTCGACCATTCGCTCTGGAGCTAAACGTCACTCACAGCTACCACTGAGACGATAGCCGAACTAGTAGGACAGATAAAGTTAAAATTACAGTTGACCTCCGCTATTTGAGGAATAGCAAAACTCAACGTAGAAATGACGGCCATGGCGTGGGGgataattattcatttatttaaattatctttaaaaaataattgaacaaatactgtatatatttcttCAAAAACGGCTGCCTCCAGTCAAAGGATGAGAGAGGGAGTTGGATGAACATTCGAGGGACACAAAGCACACCAAAACAGCGAGGAAACTGAATAATTGGACACCTGGATAATTGGACACCTTCTAACAAATAATCACACACGTCCGGCAGATGGGAGCAAAAAAGGCGGAGAGTGTGGAGAGCTTGAAGGTATTTGGGACGTGATCGGACACGCCATTGGTCAGCTTGTTTCATCAGCAAGCTCCAAAGTCTCAAACAAGGACTTTAAAGCTACATTACGCAAGACCTGAGAAAATTGGGCGAGTCAAGACATTGATAAAAACTTCGGAATCGAAGTTAGGTGCTATTTGATTTATTCTTGTCATTTACTTTGAGTGTtaataaacaaaacaggaagtgtgaaaaaaagttggagaattgtatttttacaataatttttttaacctgtgcaCACTCCATCCTGAATGGTCTTTTCTGAAGAGAtagattttaattaaaatgtaaaaaaggaaaaacgcaCTGAAGATGAAAAAAAGGATACTTTTATTGTTCTATATGTTGTGCACCCCGatccaagtttctcttttttatttagattttttaaaaagttgagtGAAAAGCTTAAATAATTAAAGgcatatacttaaaaaaaaaagactatttaaaaaaaaacatgatttttgtGATGTGAATCGATCAGAACCGCTTTAGCGGCactccactcacacacacacaaaaaacacacacacagtgagtgaaagacaatttggagtgatcAACCTACCGGcggttgtatttttaaaaatatatttgagggATGGGATCAAAATATAACCTTGCAATAATCTGTTAACCCGTGAGGGGaaaacttttttattcatttaaattttgAATGTCGCACATTAATCTTGGATGATCCTGTTCATTTTCTTCAATTAAATTgtcgctttgttgttgttgttgtggttgattaccggtacttttccgTTTTGTTTCTGAGTGGGAGGGGGGAATACAAGTGAAGAAATAATGTtataaagtttttttaaactgctcaAATGTGCCTACAGGCCACACATGCAAACTGATTGATACACCTACTTCCTCTTAAATCGTGTGGCATTTTCATGAGAGCGGAGGTGTGTGCAGGTGCACTCCAAATGTACCACGAAAGCCGTAAATAGTTGCGAATGCAGACTGTGGCTCCGTCCATCCGACATGAGGCGAAGGAAGGCGCCACAGGCGAGAACTTTTCCTTACTTCTAACAT encodes:
- the frem3 gene encoding FRAS1-related extracellular matrix protein 3; amino-acid sequence: MAARLQSSHWTCLLFVLSLCLVSAEPFNQAHLYQYKAGPHEDNIIIANNGIRVPLGKSVFLDPLNDLVTAVQPGDRCHITVLDNDPLAQRPGTLTPKKFPCSFASDEVKYTHLGSRSPSTDRVKLQLRYDSQTDTVVIPFMLEVEVVFQQLEVLTRNMPINVDKLNGESGPIDKKALEFSYEDGVTQCKIATLVGAGGLPRYGTLINHPINGQMVDCDQFVKMGIRYKHTATTDSPNRDYIPMVVELQDNDGNTIMQEHFQMMVRIREGTENTGPKPSFVSMMMMEVDQFVMTAITGDMLAAEDVESDPDDLIFNVTSPLAPEQGYLISTDDQNMPITSFYQRDIKDLKIAYKPPSDDSEVERIFQLEFEIVDTDGAVSETFAFMIVVKPMNTMAPVATKNTGQLLFEGQSRALSSSQNLEISDEDNLEDVRITVIDGLKHGHLSVLGGRRKFFTPADLDAGVVVYQHDGSDTYSDNIIFRMTDGQNDVEFLFPITIVPTDDEPPIINANTGLALFKNEVMQISPFILSATDIDSEDSAVKFILQEPYSVEGEFLLRQVEPPSDPSLWKFSATDETFEQVVTEWFQQDIMDGKLFYRHVGSHSTTTVIDQYVFRVQDDNDPPNQSGEQLFTVKIHPVDDLAPELCHGTTLHMTVKEYELTYFKKSFLCYTDLDSDDRDLKFTITKPPTDTDENNPVALGEIVLTDHPDIVINEFTQAQVNHHKVAYKPPDQELGITPKVAQFTFIVEDTSGNTAEGLFTIFLQPVDNKPPLITNTGFSIMERGSYVITSNDLHATDTDTNDENIIFTVSQVPQHGRLQYLGIDMSNGETFVLQDIAIGRLAYIHNGEESLNDVIKLDVSDGFHEVPINIKITVDPVDDETPTIMLPAGVVAASIDVLENGATEITSNVIQGRDEDTDDLMLMFIVEEPPRLGEILVNGAPAERFTQADIINGAVVYVHTSGEIGPVKRHDSFNLTLSDLSDQWVVGGNKVQGVTVGVTVLPVDSIPPIVRVGGQFVVLEGEKNVITLDQIQAEDIDTNSGDILCTIIVQPSSGYVENISPAPGSEKSRAGTAITAFSIQDIAGGHIYYVQSIHKGIEPVEDRFTFRCSDGINFSERHFFPVIIIPANDEKPEIFIREFIVMEGMSLVIDTPILNAADADIPADDLYFEIVKNPKHGTIVQQLSTGTIPVDRFDLEQIKEASNIVYEHDDSETKEDSFVIRLSDGKHTVEKKVIIMVIPVDDETPRMAINDGLEVEIGETKVINNRILKATDLDSNDSTLVYIVRYGPGQGYLQRISKFGDVLSNISFGMNFTQDEIDKQLIQYVHTGQEGIRDLLKFDVTDGANALIDRYFYINIGGIDMVFPEVINKGVTLKEGGKVTLTTDLLSTSDINSPDEFLSFSITRAPSRGHLECTDYPGVPISTFTQLQLAGNKIYYIHTSDDEVKMDSFEFEVTDGYNPVFRTFRVSITDVDNKKPVLTISKLVVEEGEAKLITPFELTVEDRDTPDRLLRFVVTQVPVHGQLLFNNSRPITTFTKQDLNENMISYKHDGTESGEDSFSFTVTDGTHTDFYVFPDTVYETRKPQMMSIHINTVDNGVPQIVVNKAAGSLRLLPSGHVGFLITSKALRSEDRDSQQDVLKYIVSEAPRHGFIINSANGNDSISTFTQADINDMKISYVLLDGSNATSDIFYFTVEDNGGNKLKPQSFRLNWAWISLEREYYQVDEDGKFLEVTLKRRGYLGETSFVSIATKDGTAEKDKDFRGKSQKQVQFNPGQTTASWKVKIFTDQEFETSETFQIQLSDPVMAVLEFPDVATVEIVDPGDESTVFIPQAEFKIEEDVGELLVPVRRSGDASQEFMVICSTQQGTATGTIPSSVLSYSDYITRADDHTGVLRFDKDEREKVCRIIIIDDSLYEDEESFNVTLSMPMGGRVGASFSTAKVTILADSNDEPSLYFGEPEYMVDESSGYVEVNVWRTGTDLSKTATVTVRSRKSEPVSAEAGLDYVGISRNLDFAPGVTMQTFRVTILDDLGQPELEGPETFDLVLRMPMNAVLGEPSKTTITINDTITDVPKVQFKEGSYKLDEADGEVTAIVYRSGDIGIESTVRCYTRQGTAQVMMDYSERPNTDDSIVTFLPGESEKPCVVRLEDDSVHEEDEEFRLVLGTPKSKSPYGASVGEQNEALIKITDNKDKPIIRFSEIKYSVREPQVKGDVGLVRIPIRRAGDTSKVSVVRVHTKDGSATSGEDYNPLSEDVEFKEGDQEHFVEIEILYDGQREMREAFTVHMKPDDNMVAEIQMNKAIVYIEEMDSVADVTFPAVPHVVSLLVYDDTSKTKDNPNPINGYPVVCVTACNPKYNDFDKTGSICSAESINDTLTQYRWLVSAPTGSDGVTSPMREVDTNTFFTNTKSITLDSIYFQAGSRIQCAARAFNANGDAGLELSSPIVVISKEEGMCQPRIQGTVGAEPFSAKIRYTGPDDPDFPNLMKLTINMPHMDGMLPVISTRPMSNFELTLSPDGTRVGNHRCSNLLDFNEIQTGHGFITDATKNPEIIGETSPYQYSNAMRSSNSLRFYRNLNLEACLWEFTSYYDMSELLNDCGGSIGTDGQVLNLVQSYVTLRVPLFVSYVFHSPVAVGGWQHFDLQSELKLTFVYDTAILWQEGIGSPPESELQGAMYPTSMRINEEGRLVVNFKTEARFRGQFVLTHPGTSVSSMVICADHPGLTFTLSLVRTEPTHNQPMQQWSFISDFAVRDYSGTYTVKLVPCIASPNGEFSIPPVCHPREPLTFDIDIRFQQVSDPVAAEFSLNTQMFLLSKKELWLSDGSMGFGEGTDAAFSEGSSIYGRVMVDPVQNLGDSFSCSIEKVFLCTGADGYVPKYNPTNKEYGCLADSPSLLYRFKILDKAQPETQATAFGDIDFKATLAHDTAGALPLVKQPGSDGFTLSSTPLFQVAAGREWYIHTIYTVRSRENANRGKRSVDMLHYSLSAAPDAALRRQRRATPVVSSPAIARDIGTENNRGTNIQHIALDRSDRVVVSQRQPWSLGLEREPALERPLVGSSGGEAPDSSILPMIVGLVGLIILACLIATVVVLLLWRKKKEKKQFPPYASSSSTAYNRGSTRMWGGLDSSEV